The sequence GTGAGCTTTTTTCACGTAATAAGATCAAATTTACGGTAACtagttatatatttattatagcaACCACAGAAAGTATATGATTTTCAAATTCATAGGGCCAATTCTAAAAACTATCAAATTCGAGTACTTTTAGACCAAAATGAATCATTCCTATTTCGCTATCCAAGttaaagtttcaaaaaaaaattatatggcaAACCTCTTAGTATGTAAAAAGCATTGTTGGTTAAGCAATAATATATTCTCAGCTTACTTTAATAGCAACTTTTTCCATTTGGTCGCAGTTTTCATGTTTTATAAGACCTTCATACACTTCCCCAAAAGCGCCACTCcccaaaaaatttagaatttttatttgACTCCAGTTTATGTGAGGCAAGAGGGCAATGTCGGCATCACTAAGCGGACCACCAGTGTATAGAGTTGTATGGCTTATTGTTGAAAATGTTCTAGTACGAGATGCTATAAGTTGTTGGTGCTGTAGTGTTGATACGTGGCTCCATATACTTGGTCCGCTTTTATGAAGCGCCTTTTTCGCTTTCTGACGTCTAATTTGAACTAAATAGGAACAAATGTTCCGAAAATAGTTTTAAGtaaacacacatatgtatatatatttgttaagtATATAAATATGTCCATATGTAAACTTACATGTtcgtaaaataattaaaatgagAACAAATATTGAAACAATTGCTGCTGGAGTTATAATTGCTATCACTAATGAGCCTCGCTTTTCGGGAGATACAAAAGGCTCCGAAATCCGTTCACTATCCAAACTATATGGCCCCCAGCCATATAACTCATTTTTTGCTCGTACACGAAACATTAAAAGTCTCCGAATATATATCTCTCGAATTATGCAGCTTAGTTCGGTAGTATTGCAAGCAACTATCCATTTATCTTCAATAGGACTTAGTTCTTCCGCCCATAATGTTTGGGTATAACTTGTTATCGAATTATTCATGTAATCATTGTATGCCAATTGACTTCGCCTGATGCGTTTGCTACCACGCGCCTGTAATGCCTCTAAAGAATATGTTGTTATTTGTTCGCCATTACCTGGGGCAGCGTCCCAAAATATTCTAAAAATATCACCAATGGTGTGCTCAATTTGCGGCTGTCCGGGACGTCCAGGACAATCTCCTAGTGTTTCATATACAAAATGTTCACTGGGCAACTCTGGCCACATATACGGATCTAATGGAGTCCCATAAAAGATTTCTAGAACAAATTCATACTTCGTTTTAGGTTCTAAATCTGGTACAATTATAACCGAAGTATTTTGTATAATATCAATACTAAACTCATTGTCTCCGTTAACTTCTTGACATGCTAATACAGCTCTGGTCGCGTTTGGTGATCTGACCCAACTCAAGGTCAAATTATGGGCAGTTTTTTTGACAAGCCATAGTGGAGAAGGAGTTTCATACGTTTTTATCATAACTGAAGCGGTTGTATTGAATTTGTTTTCTTGTGAAAAAACCTCCAGCCATATTGTATATTCCTGTGATGGTTCTAAATTCATAAGTAAAAAGTTCAAACTATTTAACTGCTTATGAGATCTTGAACCGACAGTTTCTTCCTGCCAATGTAATCTATACCATACTTTTCCACAATTTATTAGCTCTGGCGTATTCCATATGGCATAGATTTGAGTTGGACTTACAGCATATGCTGTGAAATTTCGAGGTACTGAAGGAGTACCAATGTCTGTACGTACATTTATGCTCTCAGAATAATATTCTTCTAATTTTAGCTTCCTTTGGTAATACGTTGATATTGTTAGTTGAATTTTATAATTAGTAAACGGCATAAGTTCTGTTACATTTAAATGGTTGTCTAGTGTTGTATAACTTAGTGATAAGTTATTGTTATCAGAAATCCATAGCGTATATTTTACGCCTGGTATCTTCAAATCACATCCTTCTATTTCGTTTATTGATGGAATCATTACAGCGACGTACTTTTCACCGACTTCAACAATTAGAGGATTTAATAGTTCTGCTCTTTTTACTAAGACATTGCGATCTGGTAGAAGACATCTACGAGGTGGAAAGTGCTGATAATTGTACGCTTTGATATTTTTAATATCTGTAATATTAACTTGATACTTTAAATTTCTATTTTTGGCATTGAATGCGTAGACACTTTGATTTTGTAAAACGTATATTAAGCTATTATCTCGATCTATATTATCTATTGATCCAATGTTACTCATAATAACATTACTTTGCGTGTCACAAAAATGCCTTTGAATATCGGAGATGCAAACGTTGCCATTGTCGTCAACAAGACTAACTGTTTCCAGTTCATGCATCGGATGTGACGCAAACATTTTTTGGAATTTGTTGTTTTCAAATGTTAGAAAAGTAGAATTCCGCATATTGCGGCCCATAAGTAAAGAACTGTTCGCAACTACGTCAAGTTCAAGCCACAAAAGTATATTTGAAAATGGTAGAACTGTTAGATCTTTTAACGACTTTCCTTTGTCCAgagaaaataatttgtttggcgTCATAACTTTTCCGTCGAACTGACACAAGTCAAGTTCATATATGGTTACAACATATTCATTTTCCTTTTCCAATTCTGCCCAATATACTGTGCGTTGTATCCAGTCAACGCTTAAAGAAAGCACTTCGGCGCGCATTCTTGCTAATTTAATTGGTTGTAGACCAGTTGTGAGTGAAAAGAGCTCTACATTTTCGTTTACCCACAAAATTCGTTTTTCGTTCGGTATAACAGCCAAATGTTCAACTTGACTAGTTATTTGCATTATTATATTGTGTGTATTCAAGTCCAGATCGTATTCAGCAATAAACTCACTCGTAGAATATAAAAACCGTGGTTTGGACTGTAAATCTGGATTGATGTGAACTTGAATACTGCTGCGCTGTCCTTCCTTTAAAGCTCCCGCTGCAAAGGATTGCACTTGAAAAGTGTAGGAGTCCCCAATATGAAGGCCATCTATGATTGTCTCATGAAATTCTGCATTACTTGAATTATAGACTTTTTCAGCGTAGAGTTTATCTCCTAaataacaataaattttataGGCTATTTCAGTATATAAGCTTTTATTTTCCGGGGCATCCCATCGAATAATTGCACTAACATTTTCACTTGCTTCAATTGGATCAATTAATTGTTCGAGGAAAACTCGAATTCTCTTGGGTGGGTTTACATCAGTCATAGGTGCTTGAAATTGAGCGTGCGTTGTAGGCCCCGAACTCCAATATGTTAAGGGTGTTATTGCTATACTGAAATTTGACTTAAGCCCATTACTGTTATCTATCCTAATAAATGATTcgtttgttttaaaaattgaaagTTTAGAATTACCGCTTTGCAAAAGTATATTGTAGAATATAGTCAAGTTTTCTGAAGAATTGATAGGTGTCCATTTTATAATCCATTCATCGTTAGCAGCTTGAATTATACGTACACTTTTGACATCAACTGCATCAGGTACAACAAGAATATCATTTGTCGGTATATATTCTGATTTCAAACTAAAACAATTAATATTATTTAACTGTTGGGGCTTAATTTGTATTTCATCAGTTGAATTGCTTGTTCTTGCTAATACAATAGCATTCGAATCCACCGTCAGCCATATAAGGCTATCTATTTCATGTAAAAACTTTAAGGATCCTATCTTAATATCATTTTCCAAGACAGTGTATTGCAAATCATCTGTAGTTGTCTCCGTATTAGAATGGAATGACTGAACAACACCATCACTTTTGCGTACAACCCAAAAGAGCCGTTTTCCTACTACATTTAAAGCAAAACCGGCTATCATATCGTCATATGTGCTTACATGGTAATATTCATATTCTTCGGTGTCAAGAGTGTCACCTAAATAACGTCTCACTAATCTCACTCCTGTCGAGTAGTATATATGCCCATTGTATGCATCAACTGCAATATGTTGAGCACCGAATATGGGCAACAATTCACGTTGACTGCCGTCTAAGTTTGCTCTCATCACACAATTTCTAAGTATATCTACCCAATATATCTTGCCACTACGCCACTCATATGCTAAGCTCGTAGCATTTGTGGCTATAAATGAGCAATTTATCTCAGGATTCATCATGTTCGCACATTGTAAGCGATTGTCCTTAGAAATGTAGTATATTGTGGCATTCAACTGCACAAAATCTTGTACGTTTTCCATTTGACCGACCTGCTCTACATGTTCACCGGTCTCATTCATTTCATATACCCCATTCATGTTTGCCAGTAAAAATTTATACTCCCCATAGGGCCAAGTACGGGTTAACAATGCTTTAGACCAAAAACCAAGTACACCACCAAAAACTATGCGAACACGAAATTTGTACAAATTATTTGGTTGTAATTTTTCCACATTAAAATATGTCGTCTTTATATTTCGTATATTAAAAGCACTATTACTTGCTACATCCATTATCTCGAGTTCATAGTCCCACTTTTGCCATGCATATTCTGTTTGATACGCGTTGAGTTTTGGTTGATTCCAAGTTATTTTAGCAATATTAGCGGTCACTAAGGCATTTAAGTTTTCTGGACTTTTCAACTGCACTGGTTGCATTTGAATAAGCGTTTTTTGTCCATTTTGTGTTATTGGTAAAACTGTCGAACACCATTCCAAATCTCTTACAGTCCAAATATCAAATTCATTTGCGTAGTAGTTCCTTCTTAGTAGATGTGTACCGTTTGTGACCAACATGACAATTCCATTGTACCAAAAGTTTTGAATAGGTTGAATACTATTAGATAACGTTAGGTTAAGATTTTTTATATAACGGCCATCATAGGTGCTCTCATAAAATTCTTTGTCGCTTGTGTTGTAAAATGTTATTAGATAGCTTTGATAATTGATAACGAAATGACCTACATCCATTTTTACAATAGCTTCTGAGTAATTATTGGCCAGGTTGGTGCGAATAATACTTCCATTTTGAATCCAAAAGAGCCAACCATTTATTGGATCTATATCTAGTTTCGCTATGGGTGTAGATAGATTACTATAAATAACATTGTGATCATTTCCACTAAAATCTGTGGAAATGATTGACCATTGTTCAAGAAGTGTCTGTAgtagaatataaaaatataattaactAGTTATAATTGaccatttttgttttttgcaaaatatccaCCTGTCCTGCTATAAAAAGCCTTTTGTTTAACCAGTCCACGGTAATCTTTTTGGGATTGTATTCAGTAAATTTGTCTAAAGTAGGAATGACATCTCTCTGTTTATCGGGATCAAATGTAACTCtgtggaaattttaaattttatcaaataaacgCGACTTCATTCCTGATAAAAACTTTACCTCACAATTTTTCCCAAAACGTCTATAATAAAGAAGATGCGTTCCCCCAAAAATGCGTATTTAGCAAAATCATTTATGAGGTGTTCACTTTCAAAAACTAACTCTGCATCTGTTAACAACTCCAAAGCTTTAATTTTAATGCTGTATTCTCCAGAAACAACCACAAAGTCAACGTTATCGGAATTTTTATATATAGGTGCATCTTTCGTTTTAATAAATGTTTCAGCTGAAGGCCCTTCTCCGTTTGCATTTAACATGGATATTTTGATCGTATAGTTAGTAGATGGTAgtaaatttgcaaaaacaaagcTTTGCTTGTTGGGGGTTAGAGTCTGTAATTACTACTATTAAGACAATTATTAAGACATTTATTCGTACCGAAAATACCTGCCTATGTGTAGAACTACCATTCTCCAAAGCTAAGATATAGCCCTGTAAGGGCCCGCATGCATAAGCTCCCGGCTTCCAAATTATACTGATATGACCATGATCTAATGCTAACTCGTCGCGGATGAATGGTCGTGAAAGTGGTACACCTTTAGGTAGAGTTCTGAAAGGTTCCGTGATCTGCGAATAGAGAACCTGTTTACCAAATTCATCCAAATCCAATTTGAAGCGAAACTGAAACACAAAGTACAGATATGATATAACAAAGAAGAAGGGTACAATTGGTAATAGTTTGACAGTACCTTGTGTACAGCAAACGGCATCAATTCATCGAACAGCTCACATACGAAACTTTGGTTGCAGTCGTAATTGGCCAAATTTCTCCAAGACTTTGACTCTGATTTATTATCGACGCTATATTGAAATTGTATGTGTGTACTTAACTGATTGTATAACAAAAAGTATTCAGGTAGCTCAATCCCCCAAACTAACTTTACTGAATTATTGTTTAATTGCATGTAAGGCTTCTTAAGGTGAATAATTGTTTGCACCAATTGTTTTTGCCAGTCCCAATAACGTCTGCGACCCATTTCACAAGCGGTTATGCAGGGTaaatcaatggtatttaattGTGTTGAAATCTGATAAGCAGGATAGATGTTAACGTGGGAATGAGGGAATATGTGAAGCCCAATAAATCGAAAAGTTCTTGTACGATATTGCAAACTCATACTCACACATATTTCTTGACAAGTTTCAAAATTTACTAGTGCTTCATTCCATCGTTCACATCCTTTGTTACACTGCAGAATAATGAGTattcagtttaaattttaaatgcatTCCTGACagctaagtatatacaaaaacacATGTAAACCGTCCCAATACAGAAGCATCGTTGATGTGCAAGTGTATAAAAGTTTACAGGTGAGGTTACAACTTAAATGTTTAGGTGAGTCAACAAAAAGCACAATAAAGGGGCAAACAAGAGCTCTCATTTTTTCTAGTTAACATACAGCGTATTAAGGATGTGTGAAGCGATACGAAATTGGCGGATATTGatgaattatatgtatgtatagttaaGGTATGATCTTACTACACAGAGTTTGTGGAACATAAAGCGAAATATATACTTGATATGTTAGTATGTAGTTCTACCATATGATGCTCTTATCTGTCATATGTCGGGGTCTGAGGGTCGAGGCCCCATTGTAAATCGGCATTAAGGGTTTTAAGTATGTGCGTGCAAGTACAATAGTTTATTGCTTTAACGGACATATTTTGATTGCCTGGCGCAATCGCCGAAAAGAGTTTttagttaaacagttttaatattttGGAGGTACTAAAAGCAATTATGTCattgtttaaaaatttgactAATCGCGAAATCAATCGTTGTTTGAGAAACATACTCATACAAGCTGTGTGGTGGACAATGAAAACCCAAGCCGAAATACTAAGACTTTTAAACATAATTTAACATAATTGTGACAAAAAATGGCTGATTAACATAGAACTTTAAAATCGGAATTTGAATTTCACATATGACCGCATTGTAAATTTTTGGTGTTTTGCTCTCACCCACATTTTGCACCCTCATGGctgtataaaaaatgtattgttAGGGAAAAGTGTGGTAAAAACTATTTCCACGGCGGATTTGTTTATGTTTGTTAGATCTTCACAGTAATGTATATTTTGGTGTAGGGTTTAATGCAAtcgttttttacatatgtatattttcgtTCCTTTTCACATACTTGTTTACAAGCATAAATAAGTACACATGTGCTACGTATTAGGATTTAAATCTTtagcaaattaaatttttctacttactctTGAATTGTAGCACATGCTATTATTGCTCTCCGTTTCACAAATTAACCCGTATTCATTTAGAAATTCAGCTGCCTTTCAAAAAGTAGATTAAATTAAAATTAGTGCTTTATGGTCATTTACTAGTAATATAAAACTAGATTCGAAAGTGTAAGTGAAAGGATGAGTCAAATCTTTCACCTGGTCTTCTCAATCAATTTCGTTAATAAGAGAAAGCCTTTATTGGCGATATTGCAGGTTTCGAACTGCGGTCTGTAGCAACAAAGTCAATTGAACTATGCACTCTCTAAGCTGAGACATACAAAAATTTTGTATACGGTTTTTAGAAACTAAAGTAAACCAAAAATAGCAAATAACTATTCCTACAGTTGAAAAGTTGAATTGGCCAGTATGTGAGAACAACACATAAACTTAATTTGCCAATAGtgtaaccagaagtttgtttaacgacttAGCAAATCCTGTCATGTGCAACTCTTGCCTATTTATAATCTCGCTAAATctgattgggacatctacggtaCAAGCTTGGAGGGATGCGCTCTTAGCTAGTTTATCCGCTTTTCCCTTTATGTCTACTCTCATATGTCTGGTTACCCAATATAAATGCATGTTTCTCGCTATCCCGATTCTTGCTAGGGATTGCTACATATTTTAGTATGTTGTGCTCTGCGAGTATATTGCTGCTTGGTTGTCAATataatatgtaagtatgtatacatatgtatggacatgtatgcatacatacatatatcacgtACATAAAACTATTTATAATTTTCTCACGAAAAGCTGACCTAAGAAATA is a genomic window of Eurosta solidaginis isolate ZX-2024a chromosome 4, ASM4086904v1, whole genome shotgun sequence containing:
- the sev gene encoding protein sevenless isoform X2; the encoded protein is MCYNSRCNKGCERWNEALVNFETCQEICISTQLNTIDLPCITACEMGRRRYWDWQKQLVQTIIHLKKPYMQLNNNSVKLVWGIELPEYFLLYNQLSTHIQFQYSVDNKSESKSWRNLANYDCNQSFVCELFDELMPFAVHKFRFKLDLDEFGKQVLYSQITEPFRTLPKGVPLSRPFIRDELALDHGHISIIWKPGAYACGPLQGYILALENGSSTHRQTLTPNKQSFVFANLLPSTNYTIKISMLNANGEGPSAETFIKTKDAPIYKNSDNVDFVVVSGEYSIKIKALELLTDAELVFESEHLINDFAKYAFLGERIFFIIDVLGKIVRVTFDPDKQRDVIPTLDKFTEYNPKKITVDWLNKRLFIAGQTLLEQWSIISTDFSGNDHNVIYSNLSTPIAKLDIDPINGWLFWIQNGSIIRTNLANNYSEAIVKMDVGHFVINYQSYLITFYNTSDKEFYESTYDGRYIKNLNLTLSNSIQPIQNFWYNGIVMLVTNGTHLLRRNYYANEFDIWTVRDLEWCSTVLPITQNGQKTLIQMQPVQLKSPENLNALVTANIAKITWNQPKLNAYQTEYAWQKWDYELEIMDVASNSAFNIRNIKTTYFNVEKLQPNNLYKFRVRIVFGGVLGFWSKALLTRTWPYGEYKFLLANMNGVYEMNETGEHVEQVGQMENVQDFVQLNATIYYISKDNRLQCANMMNPEINCSFIATNATSLAYEWRSGKIYWVDILRNCVMRANLDGSQRELLPIFGAQHIAVDAYNGHIYYSTGVRLVRRYLGDTLDTEEYEYYHVSTYDDMIAGFALNVVGKRLFWVVRKSDGVVQSFHSNTETTTDDLQYTVLENDIKIGSLKFLHEIDSLIWLTVDSNAIVLARTSNSTDEIQIKPQQLNNINCFSLKSEYIPTNDILVVPDAVDVKSVRIIQAANDEWIIKWTPINSSENLTIFYNILLQSGNSKLSIFKTNESFIRIDNSNGLKSNFSIAITPLTYWSSGPTTHAQFQAPMTDVNPPKRIRVFLEQLIDPIEASENVSAIIRWDAPENKSLYTEIAYKIYCYLGDKLYAEKVYNSSNAEFHETIIDGLHIGDSYTFQVQSFAAGALKEGQRSSIQVHINPDLQSKPRFLYSTSEFIAEYDLDLNTHNIIMQITSQVEHLAVIPNEKRILWVNENVELFSLTTGLQPIKLARMRAEVLSLSVDWIQRTVYWAELEKENEYVVTIYELDLCQFDGKVMTPNKLFSLDKGKSLKDLTVLPFSNILLWLELDVVANSSLLMGRNMRNSTFLTFENNKFQKMFASHPMHELETVSLVDDNGNVCISDIQRHFCDTQSNVIMSNIGSIDNIDRDNSLIYVLQNQSVYAFNAKNRNLKYQVNITDIKNIKAYNYQHFPPRRCLLPDRNVLVKRAELLNPLIVEVGEKYVAVMIPSINEIEGCDLKIPGVKYTLWISDNNNLSLSYTTLDNHLNVTELMPFTNYKIQLTISTYYQRKLKLEEYYSESINVRTDIGTPSVPRNFTAYAVSPTQIYAIWNTPELINCGKVWYRLHWQEETVGSRSHKQLNSLNFLLMNLEPSQEYTIWLEVFSQENKFNTTASVMIKTYETPSPLWLVKKTAHNLTLSWVRSPNATRAVLACQEVNGDNEFSIDIIQNTSVIIVPDLEPKTKYEFVLEIFYGTPLDPYMWPELPSEHFVYETLGDCPGRPGQPQIEHTIGDIFRIFWDAAPGNGEQITTYSLEALQARGSKRIRRSQLAYNDYMNNSITSYTQTLWAEELSPIEDKWIVACNTTELSCIIREIYIRRLLMFRVRAKNELYGWGPYSLDSERISEPFVSPEKRGSLVIAIITPAAIVSIFVLILIILRTFQIRRQKAKKALHKSGPSIWSHVSTLQHQQLIASRTRTFSTISHTTLYTGGPLSDADIALLPHINWSQIKILNFLGSGAFGEVYEGLIKHENCDQMEKVAIKSLRKGANEFTELLQEAQLMSNFKHDNIVSLIGVCFDTESISIVMEHMEGGDLLCYLRNARPNSTRSVATLELLDLISMCIDVCNGCSYLEDIHFVHRDLACRNCLVSSNDPVKRMVKIGDFGLARDIYKSDYYRKEGEGLLPVRWMSPESLIDGVFTTQSDVWAFAVLCWEIFTLGQHPYAARNNFEVLNYIKDGGRLKKPDNCPHQLYDLFLKCWSSNPDDRPTFGKCLNQLIEIKTGLRRINLGFTVDNADLVLYANQPQTSFSAFQMNTIFPIVVEKNSPNELVYYGKSTPDNTNLSDQLKRFYQDVDIETISDDSQLIEPLTEKNTNITSCNINEVISRL